In the genome of Segatella copri, one region contains:
- a CDS encoding N-acetylmuramoyl-L-alanine amidase has product MSPEQKAALKALIEQLKEEYPEAEVHGHNEFSNKACPCFDVKEEFQ; this is encoded by the coding sequence ATGTCCCCCGAGCAGAAGGCGGCGCTGAAAGCGCTGATAGAGCAGCTGAAGGAGGAATATCCGGAGGCTGAGGTTCATGGACATAATGAATTCTCAAACAAGGCCTGTCCTTGCTTTGATGTGAAGGAGGAATTTCAATAA
- the coaBC gene encoding bifunctional phosphopantothenoylcysteine decarboxylase/phosphopantothenate--cysteine ligase CoaBC → MLKGKKIVLGITGSIAAYKSCLIIRGLIKRGAEVQVVITPAGKEFITPITLSALTHKPVVSEFFSQRDGTWNSHVDLGLWADAMLIAPCTASTMGKMAHGIADNMLITTYLSMKAPVFIAPAMDLDMYKHPSTQANMKTLISYGNHIIEPEVGFLASGLEGKGRMEEPDVIVDYLDRYFKMEADSEKEAEGNADAEVKAEASLDLSGKKVMITAGPTYEKIDPVRFIGNYSSGKMGFALAEECLRRGADVTLIAGPVALSCSPAIHRINVESCEEMYQASTQAFGQTDAAILCAAVADFKPSTVADKKIKREKDDLELTLVPTHDIAAALGGMKQKHQRIVAFALETNDEENNAQKKRVKKNADFIVLNSTRNPGTTFRTDDNQITIISEKGKKEYEKKPKTEVARDIIDELARLL, encoded by the coding sequence ATGCTGAAAGGAAAGAAAATCGTATTGGGCATTACGGGCTCCATTGCAGCCTATAAATCATGCCTCATCATACGCGGACTGATTAAGCGAGGTGCCGAGGTGCAGGTGGTCATCACCCCTGCGGGCAAGGAGTTCATCACCCCTATCACCCTCTCGGCACTCACCCACAAGCCCGTGGTGAGCGAGTTCTTCTCGCAGCGCGACGGCACCTGGAATTCGCACGTTGACCTCGGTCTCTGGGCGGACGCCATGCTCATCGCTCCCTGCACCGCCTCTACCATGGGCAAGATGGCACACGGCATTGCCGACAACATGCTCATCACCACCTATCTCTCCATGAAGGCTCCCGTCTTCATCGCACCAGCCATGGATCTCGACATGTACAAGCATCCGTCTACCCAGGCAAACATGAAGACACTCATCAGCTACGGCAACCATATCATCGAGCCGGAAGTGGGATTCCTCGCCAGCGGACTCGAAGGCAAGGGACGCATGGAGGAACCGGATGTCATCGTGGATTATCTCGACAGATATTTCAAGATGGAAGCAGATTCTGAGAAAGAAGCTGAAGGCAATGCTGATGCTGAAGTGAAGGCTGAGGCTTCGCTCGATTTATCCGGCAAGAAAGTGATGATCACGGCGGGACCTACCTACGAGAAGATAGACCCCGTTCGCTTCATCGGCAACTATTCGTCGGGAAAGATGGGATTCGCACTCGCCGAAGAATGTCTGCGCCGTGGTGCTGACGTCACCCTCATCGCCGGTCCGGTAGCCCTCAGCTGCAGTCCCGCCATCCACCGCATCAACGTGGAGAGCTGCGAGGAAATGTACCAGGCTTCAACCCAGGCGTTCGGGCAAACCGATGCTGCCATCCTCTGTGCCGCCGTTGCCGACTTCAAGCCGAGCACCGTGGCCGACAAGAAAATCAAGCGCGAGAAGGATGACCTGGAACTCACCCTGGTGCCTACCCACGACATTGCAGCAGCTCTGGGAGGGATGAAACAAAAACATCAGCGAATCGTAGCTTTCGCCCTGGAAACCAACGACGAAGAGAACAATGCGCAGAAGAAGAGAGTGAAGAAAAACGCCGACTTCATCGTGCTCAACTCTACTCGCAACCCGGGCACTACCTTCCGCACCGACGACAACCAGATTACCATCATCTCGGAAAAAGGAAAGAAAGAATATGAAAAGAAACCGAAGACTGAAGTGGCTCGCGACATCATTGATGAGCTGGCTCGTCTGTTGTAA
- a CDS encoding tetratricopeptide repeat protein has protein sequence MKKIYMIMLGLMLGASSLFAQPGAVQKSAKSVFTLTTFNKDGNIISSTQGVFIDNKGTAISTFKPFIGAVKASIVDASGKSMEVDALLGADELYDVAKFRVVGNTAAARIAAKESEAGSKVWLVPYSIKKSPFQQEEISSVEKFKTTYNYYIFSITVPDNAVGCPFVNKDGQVIGIMHSNGQVTAIDANYAKELKVTGLSTLDAALRETGIRTALPDVEQDAITMMTLNKAQLSREAYTKYADEFLASFPTSAFGYKEKGTILVEQNEFEEAAKLMEEGIKKANAKDEAHSNYSELISQKLVYKGDSAFKAWTYDKAIEEAQKAYAIKANPVYKHQEARIWFIKGDFQKAYDMFMDLTKTDIRSGELYLEAAQSKTRLKAPASEIRVLLDSAIVASKDAGVLAGNYYLARGQFLDEQGEYRSALADYNQYDSIARPVNPEFFYTRYKCETRLRMWQPALIDIARACYLSPKEPTFFAEWASLDLRVKRFEEGVSAAKQCIALAPEYADGYLLLGLLQIELKQKDEALKNLAKAKELGDARAEGYIKKYSR, from the coding sequence ATGAAGAAAATATATATGATTATGTTGGGACTGATGCTGGGTGCATCGTCCCTCTTCGCTCAACCGGGAGCTGTGCAGAAATCAGCCAAGAGCGTATTTACTCTCACCACCTTCAACAAGGATGGAAACATCATTTCATCCACGCAGGGTGTATTTATTGACAACAAGGGAACTGCCATCAGTACCTTCAAGCCATTCATCGGAGCCGTCAAGGCAAGCATCGTGGATGCTTCGGGCAAGTCGATGGAGGTAGACGCCCTCCTCGGAGCCGACGAGCTTTACGATGTGGCGAAGTTCAGAGTGGTGGGCAACACCGCAGCCGCCCGCATCGCAGCCAAGGAATCGGAGGCAGGCAGCAAGGTGTGGCTCGTTCCCTATTCCATCAAGAAGTCACCATTCCAGCAGGAGGAGATTTCAAGCGTAGAGAAGTTCAAGACCACCTACAATTACTACATCTTCTCCATCACCGTGCCCGATAATGCCGTGGGCTGTCCTTTCGTCAACAAAGACGGTCAGGTAATCGGAATCATGCATAGCAACGGTCAGGTTACGGCCATCGACGCCAACTATGCCAAGGAGCTGAAGGTAACGGGACTTTCCACCCTCGATGCAGCGCTTCGCGAGACAGGCATCCGCACCGCCCTGCCTGATGTGGAGCAGGACGCCATCACCATGATGACGCTCAACAAGGCGCAGCTGAGCCGTGAAGCCTACACCAAGTATGCAGACGAGTTCCTCGCCAGTTTCCCAACCTCCGCCTTCGGATACAAGGAGAAGGGTACGATTCTGGTAGAGCAGAACGAGTTTGAGGAGGCAGCCAAACTGATGGAAGAAGGCATTAAGAAGGCGAACGCCAAGGATGAGGCTCACTCCAACTATTCAGAGCTGATCAGTCAGAAACTGGTGTATAAAGGTGATTCAGCTTTCAAGGCGTGGACTTACGACAAGGCGATTGAGGAGGCGCAGAAGGCTTATGCCATCAAGGCGAACCCGGTGTATAAGCATCAGGAAGCCCGCATCTGGTTTATCAAGGGTGACTTCCAGAAGGCGTACGATATGTTCATGGATTTAACCAAGACGGACATCCGCAGCGGCGAGCTCTATCTGGAGGCAGCTCAGTCGAAGACTCGTCTGAAGGCACCTGCATCAGAAATCAGGGTGCTTCTGGATAGTGCCATCGTAGCATCGAAGGATGCGGGAGTATTGGCAGGAAACTACTATCTGGCTCGTGGCCAGTTCCTGGACGAGCAGGGCGAGTATCGCAGTGCTTTGGCCGATTACAACCAGTATGATTCCATAGCCCGCCCCGTGAATCCGGAGTTTTTCTACACCCGCTACAAGTGTGAGACTCGATTGCGTATGTGGCAGCCGGCGCTCATCGACATAGCCCGTGCCTGCTATCTTTCGCCAAAGGAGCCTACGTTTTTTGCCGAGTGGGCAAGTCTGGATTTGCGTGTCAAGAGATTTGAGGAAGGTGTCAGTGCTGCCAAGCAGTGCATAGCCCTGGCTCCGGAATACGCTGATGGCTATCTTCTCCTCGGTTTGCTTCAGATAGAATTGAAGCAGAAGGACGAGGCATTGAAGAATCTGGCGAAGGCAAAGGAGCTGGGTGATGCTCGTGCAGAGGGATATATTAAGAAGTATAGTCGATAA
- the recN gene encoding DNA repair protein RecN, with amino-acid sequence MLKQLYIKNFTLIDELNIALYPGFSVITGETGAGKSIILGAIGLLLGNRADTKAIKAGRDRCVIEAHFDLSRYGMQAFFDDNDIDYDGNDTIIRRELTAAGKSRAFINDTPVPLTRMRELGEQLVDIHSQHQNLLLQKEDFQLNVVDIIAQDNKQLAAYQKDYKAYHQAKVQLENLKEEILKNRENEEFMRFQLKELEDAQLKEGELEQLEQEAETLSHSEDIKTALYEADNALNGDDNSILDKLKTATDQLENIREVYPSMAEISDRMQSSYIELKDIAQEISHSVDSVDFDPNRLETINTRLDQLYTLQQKFRVDSVADLIATRDHIASQLSSIDGGDEQVEALEKQVAILLEKARKQAALLTAVRQKSAKTIEAEMKQRLVPLGIPNVRFEIAFADKGLSSNGTDKVSFLFSANKSTPLQPVTQVASGGEIARVMLSLKAMISGAVKLPTIIFDEIDTGVSGKIAEKMADIMAEMGHLERQVISITHLPQIAAKGSHHYKVLKEETEQGTISQMKELNSEQRVEEIAQMLSGSDITQAALANARELLRSNRP; translated from the coding sequence ATGCTCAAGCAATTATATATCAAGAACTTCACACTCATCGACGAGCTGAACATTGCACTCTATCCGGGCTTCTCCGTCATCACCGGAGAAACGGGAGCCGGAAAGAGTATCATCCTCGGCGCCATCGGTCTGCTCCTGGGTAACAGAGCCGACACCAAGGCCATCAAGGCAGGCAGAGACCGCTGCGTGATAGAAGCCCATTTCGACCTTTCGAGATACGGAATGCAGGCGTTCTTCGATGACAACGACATCGACTACGATGGCAACGACACCATCATCAGAAGAGAGTTGACGGCGGCAGGCAAAAGCCGTGCCTTCATCAACGATACTCCTGTGCCCCTCACCCGGATGAGAGAGTTGGGCGAACAGCTCGTAGACATCCATTCGCAGCACCAGAACCTGCTGCTGCAGAAGGAAGACTTCCAGCTGAACGTGGTGGACATCATCGCCCAGGACAACAAGCAACTCGCTGCCTATCAGAAGGATTACAAGGCCTACCATCAAGCAAAGGTTCAACTGGAAAACCTGAAGGAAGAGATTCTCAAAAACCGCGAGAACGAAGAGTTCATGCGATTCCAGCTGAAGGAACTGGAAGACGCACAGCTGAAGGAAGGAGAACTTGAGCAGCTGGAACAGGAAGCAGAAACCCTGAGCCATAGCGAGGACATCAAGACCGCCCTCTACGAGGCAGACAACGCCCTGAACGGCGACGACAACAGCATACTCGACAAACTGAAAACCGCTACTGACCAACTGGAAAATATTCGTGAGGTGTATCCGAGCATGGCCGAGATTTCCGACCGCATGCAAAGCAGTTATATCGAACTGAAAGACATCGCCCAGGAAATCAGCCATAGCGTGGATAGTGTTGACTTCGACCCCAACCGTCTGGAAACCATCAACACCCGCCTCGACCAGCTCTACACCCTGCAGCAGAAATTCCGTGTAGATTCGGTGGCAGACCTCATTGCCACCCGTGACCATATTGCCAGTCAGCTCTCCAGCATCGATGGTGGCGACGAGCAGGTGGAAGCCCTGGAGAAGCAGGTAGCCATCCTGCTCGAAAAAGCCCGGAAGCAAGCAGCCCTGCTCACCGCCGTGCGCCAGAAATCGGCAAAGACGATAGAGGCTGAGATGAAGCAGCGCCTGGTTCCGCTGGGCATTCCGAACGTAAGATTCGAGATTGCCTTCGCCGACAAGGGATTGAGCAGCAACGGAACCGACAAGGTTAGTTTCCTCTTCAGTGCCAACAAGAGCACGCCGCTGCAGCCTGTCACCCAGGTAGCATCGGGTGGAGAAATCGCCCGCGTCATGCTCTCGCTCAAGGCAATGATCAGCGGTGCCGTGAAGTTGCCAACCATCATCTTCGACGAAATCGATACGGGCGTGAGCGGCAAGATAGCCGAAAAGATGGCAGACATCATGGCAGAGATGGGGCACCTGGAACGACAGGTCATCTCCATCACCCACCTGCCGCAGATAGCAGCCAAGGGAAGCCATCACTACAAGGTGCTGAAGGAGGAAACCGAACAGGGCACCATCTCGCAGATGAAGGAACTCAACAGCGAGCAGCGCGTGGAGGAAATTGCCCAGATGCTCAGCGGCAGCGACATTACGCAGGCGGCACTCGCCAATGCTAGGGAACTGCTGAGGTCCAACCGCCCATAA
- a CDS encoding DUF4835 family protein, which translates to MSWLVCCNPAPLVAQELQAKITINHAQISGTEKSVFDNLQQTLEQFVNDRQWTHLQFQKNERIVCNFNLQVTKYDKDQGIFTCKATIQANRPVYNSAYTSTLYNNVDENFTFKFAEFDQLEFNEEQIDNQLTALFAYYAYLLIGLDLDSFSPKGGEDVLQRCMNLTNNAQNLDYPGWKAFDNDRNRFAIINDYLDGSMEPFRQLQYDYYRKGLDEMANNAERGRTEITTALETGLKKAKENRPLSMLPQIWTDYKKDELANIYKGKGTQKEKEAVFEILTSINPSQNKYWDQIKE; encoded by the coding sequence ATGAGCTGGCTCGTCTGTTGTAATCCTGCACCCCTCGTGGCGCAGGAACTGCAGGCAAAGATTACCATCAACCATGCCCAAATCTCGGGCACGGAGAAAAGCGTGTTTGACAATCTGCAACAAACCCTGGAGCAGTTTGTCAACGACCGCCAATGGACTCATCTTCAGTTTCAGAAGAACGAGCGCATCGTGTGCAACTTCAACCTGCAGGTAACCAAGTATGATAAAGACCAGGGCATCTTTACCTGCAAGGCTACCATCCAGGCCAACCGCCCGGTGTATAATTCGGCCTACACCTCCACCTTATATAATAATGTGGATGAAAACTTCACGTTCAAGTTTGCCGAATTCGACCAGCTGGAGTTCAACGAGGAGCAGATAGACAACCAGCTTACTGCCCTCTTCGCCTACTATGCGTATCTTCTCATCGGTTTAGACCTCGACAGTTTTTCGCCCAAGGGTGGCGAGGACGTGCTGCAGCGTTGCATGAATCTCACCAACAATGCGCAGAACCTCGACTACCCGGGCTGGAAGGCTTTCGACAACGACCGCAACCGCTTCGCCATCATCAACGACTATCTTGACGGCTCGATGGAGCCCTTCCGCCAGTTGCAGTACGACTACTACCGCAAGGGACTCGACGAGATGGCGAACAATGCGGAACGAGGCAGAACCGAGATAACCACAGCCCTGGAAACAGGACTGAAGAAAGCCAAGGAGAATCGCCCGCTCAGCATGTTGCCACAAATCTGGACGGATTACAAGAAGGATGAACTTGCCAACATCTACAAGGGCAAGGGCACCCAGAAGGAGAAGGAAGCCGTGTTCGAAATCCTCACCTCCATCAATCCGTCGCAAAACAAATATTGGGACCAGATAAAGGAATAA